The nucleotide sequence GCCGATCAAATCAATTCGATGACCGAGGCTTTGGATCACGCTCAGCGCGACCATCGCGTTCACATGGAAAAGGCACGTCAAATTCAACAGAACTTACGACCGACGGTGAATGGATTGGTTGGAATCGACGTCGCCGAATTGTTCGAGCCGGCCGACGATGTTGGCGGTGACTACTACGACGTGATTCCATTGTCTGATGGACAATATCTACTTTGCGTCGCGGATGTGTCGGGTCATGGAGTGCCGGCCGCGATGGCGGCGACATTGCTGAAGGCGTTTGTGTCGGAAGCGGCAAAGAAATCGTCCAGCCCTGCCCAGATTCTGACAGATGTCAACGAGCGATACTGCGAGTACGTGATGATGGGACACTTTGCGACGATGACGCTACTGGTCGTTGACCCAAAAAGGCGACAACTGACCTACGCCAATGCAGGCCATGAATTTCCGTTCTTGCAGATTGGACGCGAAACACCGGTGCGATTGAATGTGGGCGACCTGATCTTGGGCGTCGAAGAGGATACCCAATACAACGAAGATACAATCCAGCTCGGTGATGCGGCCCGTTTAGTCATTGTTAGCGACGGAGTGACTGAAGCGTTTGACCCGAGTGAAGAACAGTACGGAACCGAGCGGATTGAGCAGTTGATGAACACGGTCAAACGCTGCAACGCTCGGGAACTGGTTGAAGCGTTTGAGTCGTCCATCGAAACGTTCCGCAAGGGGCGCAAGGCCTTCGATGACACCACGCTGTTGGTGGCTCAGTTAACTTGAATGGGCTGCGGTATCGTCGCCGAGATATCGTCCGATTGTGAATCCAACATCTTTTGAAAGCGTCGGGTAGGTTGATCGACTGAGTGGTCCGATGCGAAAGAACGATGCTTGGCCGACTTTTTGGAATTGCATTCGCTCGACCGCTCGCAGGGCGTTGTGGTTCGATCCTTCGGTCGTCAGCACCAGGTGTCGGATGCCGTCGCGTTGCAATTCGTCGGCCATCCTGCTCAAGATCGCCGCGTACAGTCGTCGTCCTCGGTAGGCAGGAAGCACCAAGACTTGGAATACGAAAGCGGCTTCGTCGGAGAGTTGGATTGGCAGAC is from Crateriforma conspicua and encodes:
- a CDS encoding PP2C family protein-serine/threonine phosphatase; its protein translation is MFGVLLLGGITAFVVSAVLRQLIAKPIQGFVSALRSVAAGDLSVIARTRSCRELSYLADQINSMTEALDHAQRDHRVHMEKARQIQQNLRPTVNGLVGIDVAELFEPADDVGGDYYDVIPLSDGQYLLCVADVSGHGVPAAMAATLLKAFVSEAAKKSSSPAQILTDVNERYCEYVMMGHFATMTLLVVDPKRRQLTYANAGHEFPFLQIGRETPVRLNVGDLILGVEEDTQYNEDTIQLGDAARLVIVSDGVTEAFDPSEEQYGTERIEQLMNTVKRCNARELVEAFESSIETFRKGRKAFDDTTLLVAQLT